The proteins below come from a single Kosakonia sp. SMBL-WEM22 genomic window:
- a CDS encoding methyl-accepting chemotaxis protein, with the protein MTWKTTQGRIGLLLISFFVILLIVTYIIIKQFVSPQIIETETKNIQATVQLQSNAIKEQMNRVKAQQRSITELVVGLQSEQIDQLLPRLVNQYGDLNVFGGGIWPLPGQRDPARDKYSTFYARDGGGTLQVNTVWNQPESAKYWEQPWYKEGMSAPKGECAWAKAYQDAASPQPRTNCAMAIWKDGKVWGVATIDVTLGFFNQLAVDMGKAVNGSVLIVEADGKIVGNGSSVQNKPALSNVRDLSIPAAAPLMSLLGQNKTTEVRGSYDGEDGAHSLFVLPISGSPWFMAVDIPGSQLVSISDAIMTKLTIVQAIIGILIVVIMMIIVRNIFHNVTLLNRNIEALSSGGADLTQRLAQSKSPEFNAVINNFNKFIAFLNELMQQVGSSTLAISSASRQIASGNLNLSSRTEDQSASIVETAASMEELTSTVRLNAENALQANRLAKEASEAAKQGASVVNNVVSTMNNINSSSAKVVDIISVIDGIAFQTNILALNAAVEAARAGEHGRGFAVVASEVRSLAQRSARSAQEIKKLIEESVSSIEQGSGQVRQAGTTMDGLMEKVESVGVLISEISSSSDEQSRGIAQINIAINQLDSATQQNAALVEEVAAAAQSMEEQTVQLENVVGSFKL; encoded by the coding sequence ATGACATGGAAAACTACCCAGGGCCGAATAGGCCTGCTACTGATAAGCTTTTTCGTTATTTTACTGATTGTTACCTATATCATTATCAAGCAATTCGTCTCCCCGCAGATTATTGAAACCGAAACCAAAAATATTCAGGCAACGGTCCAATTACAGAGTAATGCGATTAAAGAGCAGATGAACCGTGTTAAGGCTCAGCAACGTTCAATCACTGAGCTTGTTGTCGGTCTGCAAAGTGAGCAAATCGACCAATTATTACCGCGCCTGGTTAACCAGTATGGTGATTTGAACGTATTTGGCGGTGGAATTTGGCCGCTACCCGGTCAGCGCGATCCGGCCAGGGATAAATACAGCACTTTCTATGCTCGTGACGGCGGCGGCACTCTGCAAGTCAACACCGTGTGGAACCAGCCGGAATCAGCAAAATATTGGGAGCAACCCTGGTACAAAGAGGGCATGAGTGCGCCAAAAGGTGAGTGTGCGTGGGCGAAAGCCTACCAGGATGCGGCTAGCCCGCAGCCGCGCACTAACTGTGCAATGGCGATCTGGAAGGACGGCAAAGTCTGGGGCGTAGCGACCATCGACGTGACGCTGGGCTTCTTTAATCAGCTGGCTGTCGACATGGGCAAAGCGGTGAATGGCAGTGTGCTGATTGTTGAAGCGGACGGCAAAATCGTCGGTAACGGCTCATCCGTACAAAATAAACCTGCGCTCTCGAACGTCCGCGATCTCAGTATTCCGGCGGCAGCGCCATTAATGAGCCTGTTAGGCCAGAATAAAACAACGGAAGTGCGCGGTAGCTATGACGGTGAAGATGGTGCGCATTCGCTATTCGTTCTGCCCATCAGCGGCAGCCCATGGTTTATGGCGGTGGATATTCCGGGCAGTCAGTTGGTGAGTATCTCTGACGCGATTATGACCAAGCTCACCATCGTCCAGGCGATTATCGGAATTCTTATCGTGGTGATCATGATGATTATCGTGCGCAATATTTTCCATAACGTGACGCTGCTCAATCGCAATATTGAAGCGCTCTCCAGCGGCGGTGCGGATTTAACGCAGCGTCTTGCGCAGAGCAAGAGCCCGGAATTTAATGCCGTTATCAACAACTTCAATAAGTTTATTGCCTTCCTTAATGAGCTGATGCAGCAGGTAGGAAGTAGCACGCTGGCGATCTCATCGGCGTCGCGCCAGATTGCCAGCGGTAACCTTAACCTCTCTTCGCGCACCGAAGATCAATCTGCCTCGATCGTGGAAACGGCAGCGTCGATGGAAGAGCTGACCAGCACCGTGCGCCTCAATGCAGAGAACGCCTTGCAGGCGAACAGGCTGGCGAAAGAGGCTTCAGAGGCGGCGAAACAAGGCGCCAGCGTGGTCAACAACGTTGTCTCCACGATGAATAACATCAATAGCTCCTCCGCTAAAGTGGTGGATATCATCAGTGTGATTGATGGCATTGCCTTCCAGACGAATATTCTGGCGCTCAACGCCGCTGTTGAGGCGGCTAGAGCAGGTGAGCATGGGCGTGGGTTCGCGGTAGTGGCCAGTGAAGTTCGCTCCCTGGCGCAGCGCAGCGCCCGCTCGGCTCAGGAGATCAAAAAACTGATTGAAGAGTCGGTGAGCAGCATTGAGCAAGGCAGCGGACAGGTTCGTCAGGCGGGCACCACGATGGATGGCCTGATGGAAAAAGTTGAAAGCGTGGGCGTGCTGATCTCAGAGATAAGCTCTTCCAGTGATGAGCAGAGTCGCGGGATTGCGCAGATCAATATCGCCATCAATCAGCTCGATAGCGCCACGCAGCAGAATGCCGCGCTGGTGGAGGAGGTGGCGGCCGCCGCGCAATCGATGGAAGAGCAAACCGTCCAGCTCGAAAACGTGGTGGGCAGCTTTAAGCTCTGA
- a CDS encoding MFS transporter: MTTLFSNQPGDEGLPGQERARVMAAVMTTTLMGVFDGTMINIALPSMAKVMQVPANVSVWFANGYLLSAAMTLAIFAALAARVGYRPVFLSGLTLFTLTSLGCALSSTPEMLIGMRIMQGIGGAATMSIAPAILRSVFPGRLLGRILGLHALLIASSSAIAPVLGGTVLDIMSWKWLFAINVLPGTVSLLLVFRSLPRKPTSDKTPFDTPGAVLSALLLGSMVMAANSFSSDDHISVGAISWGLLAMLSAITFIWQIRRAKHPLLPPVMFKNGRFTLAALTSLACFVSQGITFIALPFLFQGMYGYSAVMSALLFTPWPIGIVLIAPHAGRWADKLSAPLISTVGLTLFVVGLILLATLPARPTAWDICLRSLVCGIGFGCFQSPNNREMLSNVSRDYASYASGVLSIVRTFGQCLGAAVMGILLAINELQAVHYALWIAVVASAASVVLSVSRLRKTGLAAA; encoded by the coding sequence ATGACAACGTTATTTTCAAATCAGCCGGGCGATGAAGGCCTGCCGGGACAGGAGCGGGCACGCGTCATGGCCGCCGTAATGACCACGACGCTGATGGGCGTGTTTGACGGCACGATGATTAACATCGCGCTGCCATCCATGGCGAAAGTGATGCAGGTACCGGCGAATGTCTCGGTCTGGTTCGCTAACGGCTACTTGCTCTCCGCCGCCATGACGTTGGCTATCTTCGCTGCGCTGGCAGCACGCGTCGGTTACCGCCCCGTCTTTCTTTCAGGCCTTACCCTCTTTACGCTCACTTCACTGGGTTGTGCGCTCTCCAGTACTCCGGAGATGCTCATCGGAATGCGCATTATGCAGGGGATCGGTGGCGCAGCGACCATGAGCATTGCCCCGGCGATACTGCGTTCTGTTTTCCCCGGTCGTTTGCTTGGCCGTATTCTTGGGCTACACGCCCTGCTTATTGCTTCAAGCTCGGCCATAGCACCTGTACTTGGCGGCACAGTGCTGGACATAATGAGCTGGAAATGGTTATTCGCTATAAACGTGCTGCCTGGCACCGTATCCCTGTTGCTGGTATTCAGATCGCTGCCACGCAAACCGACGTCCGATAAAACGCCGTTCGATACGCCAGGCGCTGTGCTGTCTGCACTACTTTTAGGCTCAATGGTGATGGCGGCAAACAGCTTCTCCTCAGATGATCACATCAGCGTCGGGGCTATTAGCTGGGGTCTGCTCGCGATGCTCAGTGCCATCACATTTATCTGGCAGATCCGCCGGGCAAAGCATCCTTTATTACCGCCTGTGATGTTCAAAAATGGACGCTTTACCCTCGCGGCTTTAACTTCGCTGGCCTGTTTTGTGAGCCAGGGGATTACCTTTATTGCGCTGCCATTTCTTTTTCAGGGCATGTATGGCTACAGCGCCGTCATGTCGGCGTTACTCTTTACGCCATGGCCGATAGGCATTGTGTTGATAGCGCCCCATGCGGGCCGTTGGGCAGACAAACTTTCAGCGCCTCTGATTTCTACCGTTGGGTTAACTCTTTTTGTTGTGGGTTTGATTTTACTGGCCACGCTACCCGCCAGACCTACGGCATGGGATATCTGTTTACGTAGCCTGGTATGCGGTATCGGATTTGGGTGTTTCCAGAGCCCTAACAACCGGGAGATGCTCTCTAACGTATCCCGCGATTATGCCAGCTACGCATCAGGCGTATTGTCTATCGTCCGGACGTTCGGTCAGTGTCTTGGCGCTGCTGTCATGGGGATACTGCTGGCAATAAATGAACTACAGGCTGTCCATTATGCTCTGTGGATTGCTGTCGTCGCATCTGCTGCATCGGTGGTGTTAAGTGTGAGCCGGTTACGTAAAACAGGCCTGGCGGCAGCCTGA
- a CDS encoding GNAT family N-acetyltransferase yields MEIIQAEERHIPAIQQIYAYHVLHGCATFETQPPDDAEMAFRLKRLQASGLPWFVAEVDGIVRGYCYLARYRERHAYRFTLEDSVYIDAACLGQGIGKKLLSRAVTWAEASGFRQLVAVVGNSENAASLALHRSAGFTLTGTLRSVGFKHGRWLDTVMMQRTLGQGKSTLPERAERSGHPAY; encoded by the coding sequence ATGGAAATAATTCAGGCAGAAGAACGACATATCCCGGCTATACAACAAATTTATGCATACCACGTATTGCATGGCTGCGCCACGTTTGAAACGCAACCGCCCGATGACGCAGAGATGGCCTTCCGCCTGAAGAGGTTGCAGGCTTCAGGGCTGCCCTGGTTTGTCGCTGAAGTCGATGGCATCGTGCGCGGTTACTGCTATCTGGCGCGCTACCGCGAAAGGCATGCCTACCGGTTTACCCTTGAGGATTCTGTCTATATCGATGCTGCCTGCCTGGGGCAAGGCATCGGCAAAAAACTGCTCTCGCGTGCGGTGACATGGGCCGAAGCCAGCGGCTTTCGCCAGCTCGTTGCCGTAGTAGGTAACAGCGAAAACGCGGCCTCACTGGCTCTTCATCGCTCGGCGGGCTTCACGCTGACCGGCACACTGCGATCGGTGGGATTTAAGCACGGGCGCTGGCTCGATACAGTAATGATGCAACGCACACTCGGGCAGGGGAAGAGCACGCTGCCGGAGAGGGCAGAAAGATCCGGGCATCCTGCGTATTGA
- a CDS encoding GNAT family N-acetyltransferase codes for MAHQQAPRIETERLILKQFTLDDFPALKACWSTPEMAKISGGEIPTAEMVWARLLRYIGHWQALGYGYWAVFEKATNLYAGAFGFQDAHRDTTPKLEYPEAGWTLMPEVRGKGYASEALAAVLSWADETFASPVCCIIAEENKRSNYLAERFGFDFQHYVSYRGKQVRLLIRG; via the coding sequence GTGGCTCACCAGCAAGCACCGCGCATTGAAACAGAGCGCCTGATTTTAAAGCAGTTTACCCTCGATGATTTTCCGGCACTCAAGGCCTGCTGGTCGACTCCGGAAATGGCAAAAATAAGCGGTGGCGAGATCCCTACGGCAGAGATGGTCTGGGCGCGCTTATTACGTTATATCGGGCACTGGCAGGCGCTAGGGTATGGCTACTGGGCGGTCTTTGAAAAAGCGACAAACCTTTATGCTGGTGCGTTTGGCTTTCAGGATGCGCATCGCGATACCACGCCGAAGCTGGAATACCCCGAAGCGGGCTGGACACTGATGCCGGAAGTACGTGGCAAAGGCTATGCCTCTGAAGCGCTGGCGGCAGTTTTATCATGGGCCGACGAAACATTCGCTTCTCCAGTGTGCTGCATTATTGCTGAAGAGAATAAACGCTCCAACTATTTAGCCGAGCGTTTTGGCTTCGACTTTCAACATTATGTGAGTTATCGGGGTAAGCAGGTTCGGCTGCTTATTCGCGGCTAA
- a CDS encoding methyl-accepting chemotaxis protein has protein sequence MFRNLPIKKKFSFAFGAVLVLLLLLCATFYNNFSRIVSTNEWNIHSWRVIDKSRALTQSLVNMETGLRGYAINGKEEMLAPWNSGKEDFVKVLQETKSLTSDNPAQQDRLNNLLKQEQEWGNKFVTELLDHRRALNAGSMTQAEFNSAFEANTGKPQMDQMRKTIDEIVKDEKKLLGERQSSVDSVETQTRLTLFIGALLGVFIASALGYLLARSITLPLGEAVNAAKAIAAGDLSTRLVARSKDEAGILIVTLTAMQEQLKKVVSDIQMAATSIDSASKEVALGNTDLSVRTEQQAASLEETSASMEQLTATVRQNASNAQSASSLASDASDVAQQGGKVVDKVVTTMAAIFDSSKSVGDIITTIESIAFQTNILALNAAVEAARAGEQGRGFAVVASEVRALAQRSATAAKEIKALIEASNSRISEGTNLVAQAGKTMTGVVTAINNVSAIMAEIYTASGEQVNGIEHVSIAITQMDEVTQQNAALVQQAAAAAASLEDQAVQLNRSAAVFKLA, from the coding sequence ATGTTCAGGAATTTACCCATCAAGAAAAAGTTCTCTTTTGCCTTTGGCGCCGTTTTGGTTTTATTACTGTTACTGTGCGCTACTTTCTACAATAACTTTTCCAGGATTGTCAGTACTAACGAATGGAATATACATAGCTGGCGCGTTATTGATAAAAGTCGTGCGCTAACCCAAAGCCTGGTGAATATGGAAACCGGCCTGCGCGGCTATGCTATTAATGGCAAAGAGGAAATGCTGGCTCCATGGAACTCCGGTAAAGAGGATTTTGTTAAGGTTTTGCAGGAAACAAAAAGCTTAACTTCTGATAACCCTGCCCAGCAGGATCGCCTGAATAATTTGCTCAAGCAGGAGCAAGAGTGGGGAAATAAGTTTGTTACTGAATTGCTCGATCATCGTCGTGCGCTCAATGCCGGATCAATGACGCAGGCCGAATTTAACTCCGCCTTCGAAGCCAACACGGGTAAGCCGCAGATGGATCAAATGCGCAAAACCATTGATGAAATCGTCAAGGATGAAAAAAAATTGCTGGGCGAGCGCCAGAGTTCTGTCGATTCCGTTGAAACGCAGACCCGGCTGACGTTGTTTATCGGCGCGCTATTAGGTGTATTTATCGCTTCAGCTTTAGGCTATCTCCTTGCCCGATCCATTACCCTTCCGCTTGGCGAAGCGGTAAACGCTGCTAAGGCGATTGCCGCAGGCGATCTCTCTACCCGCCTGGTCGCTCGTTCAAAAGATGAAGCAGGTATTCTGATAGTCACCCTCACCGCCATGCAGGAGCAGTTGAAAAAGGTGGTCTCTGATATCCAGATGGCCGCGACCTCTATCGACAGCGCCTCTAAAGAAGTGGCGTTGGGTAATACCGATCTCTCCGTACGAACGGAACAGCAGGCAGCCTCGCTGGAGGAAACCTCCGCCAGCATGGAGCAACTGACGGCGACAGTGAGGCAAAATGCCTCTAACGCACAAAGTGCCAGCAGCCTTGCGTCTGACGCGTCCGACGTCGCGCAGCAGGGAGGTAAAGTTGTGGACAAAGTGGTCACCACCATGGCGGCTATTTTCGATAGCTCGAAAAGCGTGGGCGACATCATCACCACCATTGAAAGCATCGCTTTCCAGACCAACATCCTGGCGCTTAATGCGGCGGTGGAAGCAGCACGCGCAGGTGAGCAAGGCCGCGGATTCGCCGTCGTGGCAAGCGAGGTGCGCGCACTTGCGCAGCGTAGTGCGACGGCGGCAAAAGAGATTAAAGCGCTGATAGAAGCCTCGAATAGCCGCATATCGGAAGGCACCAACCTGGTAGCACAGGCGGGTAAAACCATGACCGGGGTAGTCACCGCGATCAACAACGTCTCTGCAATTATGGCCGAAATATACACCGCCTCCGGCGAGCAGGTGAACGGTATCGAGCATGTCAGCATCGCTATCACCCAAATGGATGAGGTGACCCAACAAAACGCCGCACTGGTTCAACAGGCCGCTGCTGCTGCCGCATCGCTGGAAGATCAAGCTGTTCAGCTAAACCGCTCTGCTGCGGTTTTCAAACTTGCCTGA
- a CDS encoding YrhA family protein: MKKSIHLLNTINDLMIEDGYPVAKPVTPDVMNDLMSKEPPAEWDTHKKAVYTDIQTLLSERRDYAEMFSVMDGFEYNGLNLYSLLLGDDEGVLWSNIYIQNIDTRNNDIYIDPHLNDNVVIGGDGISVFVYNFKEECFEIRDKVVTQNLIEAYKNFSDFLAEIISTVR; encoded by the coding sequence ATGAAAAAGAGTATCCACCTGCTTAATACTATTAATGATCTGATGATTGAAGACGGGTATCCAGTCGCAAAACCTGTTACACCAGATGTAATGAATGATTTAATGAGCAAAGAGCCGCCTGCAGAGTGGGATACCCATAAAAAAGCTGTTTACACAGATATTCAGACGTTACTTAGCGAGAGACGTGACTATGCTGAAATGTTCAGTGTTATGGATGGTTTCGAGTACAACGGCTTAAATTTGTACAGCTTATTGCTGGGCGATGACGAGGGAGTGCTATGGTCAAACATATACATACAAAATATAGACACACGCAATAATGATATCTATATCGATCCACACCTCAATGATAACGTTGTAATCGGGGGGGATGGAATATCAGTGTTTGTTTATAATTTTAAAGAAGAGTGTTTTGAAATAAGAGATAAAGTAGTGACACAGAACCTCATTGAAGCATATAAAAATTTCAGCGACTTTTTAGCAGAAATAATTTCCACGGTAAGGTGA
- a CDS encoding DUF1330 domain-containing protein encodes MNKGYLIGHVTVKDPDAYAEYAQAAAEAMQPFAPKIIAWSGQYENLEGESHQRHVVFEFASFDEAKRFYESPAYQAAKALRAGAATGTFVLVEGGNV; translated from the coding sequence ATGAATAAAGGTTATTTAATCGGCCACGTGACCGTCAAAGACCCCGACGCCTATGCCGAATATGCTCAGGCAGCGGCGGAGGCCATGCAGCCTTTCGCGCCAAAAATCATTGCCTGGTCCGGGCAGTATGAAAACCTTGAGGGCGAGTCTCATCAGCGGCATGTCGTTTTTGAGTTCGCTTCCTTTGACGAGGCTAAACGCTTTTATGAAAGCCCTGCGTATCAGGCGGCAAAAGCGCTCCGCGCAGGTGCGGCAACCGGCACGTTTGTTTTGGTTGAAGGTGGCAACGTTTAA
- a CDS encoding LysR family transcriptional regulator — protein sequence MTNLNLDHLATFRLVISRGSFSKAAEELGLSQPAVSLQIRQLEQTLQVRLIERTGRGIKPTAAGVTLSEHCLKIEAVVTTAVESVSLHSDEITGTVTIGTGATACIHLLPHLLQQLRQTHPLLKINVHTGNTSDIVRSVEENRIDIGLVTLPAGGKSVSVNPLYRDEFVVIMEEDLSARSMKALSPDPLLSLPLIIFESGSGTRALIDEWFRHAGKPANPVMELGSIEAIKRMLRSGLGYSIVPRIAVAAPEEYEGLSVYPLLPPLQRILGTVMREDRIVSRGMNEVLKRLDETLVKKES from the coding sequence ATGACAAACCTCAACCTCGACCATCTGGCCACCTTCAGGCTGGTTATCAGCCGCGGCAGTTTCTCAAAAGCGGCGGAAGAGCTTGGCCTGTCGCAGCCGGCCGTCAGCCTGCAGATAAGGCAGTTGGAGCAGACGCTTCAGGTACGGCTTATTGAACGAACCGGTCGCGGGATCAAGCCTACCGCTGCCGGCGTGACGCTGTCTGAGCACTGCCTGAAAATAGAGGCGGTGGTAACAACCGCGGTGGAATCGGTCTCACTGCATTCCGATGAGATAACCGGCACCGTAACCATCGGGACTGGCGCAACGGCCTGTATTCATCTTTTGCCCCACTTACTTCAGCAGCTGCGACAGACCCACCCCCTGCTGAAAATAAATGTGCACACCGGCAACACTTCAGACATTGTGCGCAGTGTGGAGGAGAACCGGATCGATATCGGCCTGGTCACACTACCAGCAGGAGGCAAAAGCGTGAGCGTTAATCCGCTCTACAGGGATGAGTTTGTGGTCATCATGGAGGAGGATTTATCCGCGCGATCGATGAAAGCACTTTCTCCTGACCCTCTCTTGTCGCTGCCACTGATTATTTTTGAATCAGGAAGCGGAACGCGCGCGCTGATTGACGAATGGTTCCGGCACGCAGGCAAGCCAGCCAACCCGGTGATGGAACTTGGCAGTATCGAAGCGATCAAACGAATGTTGCGTTCGGGGTTGGGTTACAGCATCGTACCCCGCATCGCCGTAGCAGCCCCCGAAGAGTATGAAGGACTCAGCGTATACCCGCTGCTGCCCCCGCTTCAGCGAATCCTCGGCACCGTAATGCGCGAGGATCGGATCGTCAGCAGGGGCATGAACGAAGTGCTTAAAAGGCTCGATGAAACCCTTGTCAAAAAGGAGAGCTGA
- a CDS encoding LysR family transcriptional regulator: MRNLEPLMIFARVAEMKSFTQAAESLGIQKGRASMVVRELEHELGVTLLHRTTRTVQLTEDGRAFYARARDLLADADALGSMFTDAGMPLKGRLRVDMPAILAQSVVIPALPQLLDAYPELEIELSSTDRRVDLVQEGFDCVVRLGPIVDETLIARPLGRLRMINAASPRYLNRFGVPETLEDLLNQQHRMVHYIRNFGSKPDGWEYPSGDGYKSLMLPGAVTVNSVPAYHDAGLAGLGLIQAGSPSLLAHIKRGALVEILPHLRPEPLTASFVVAHRRNLSPRVRAFISWTEEILRPYFD, translated from the coding sequence ATGAGGAATCTCGAACCGCTGATGATTTTTGCCCGCGTGGCAGAGATGAAAAGCTTTACCCAGGCCGCTGAAAGCCTGGGGATCCAGAAAGGGCGTGCGTCGATGGTGGTGCGTGAACTGGAACATGAGCTGGGGGTGACGCTTCTTCACCGCACAACACGGACCGTACAGCTGACGGAAGATGGCCGGGCTTTTTATGCCCGCGCACGGGATTTACTCGCTGATGCCGACGCACTCGGCTCGATGTTTACGGATGCCGGTATGCCGTTAAAGGGGCGATTACGCGTGGATATGCCAGCCATCCTGGCCCAAAGCGTAGTGATCCCTGCCCTGCCTCAGTTACTGGATGCGTACCCTGAGCTGGAGATAGAGCTTTCCAGCACTGACCGCCGCGTCGACCTGGTGCAGGAGGGGTTCGACTGCGTGGTGCGTTTAGGGCCCATTGTCGATGAGACGCTTATTGCCAGGCCGCTGGGTCGTTTGCGCATGATAAATGCCGCCAGCCCGCGCTATCTTAATCGTTTTGGTGTACCAGAGACGTTAGAGGATCTTCTCAACCAGCAACACAGGATGGTGCATTACATACGGAACTTTGGCTCGAAACCAGACGGATGGGAGTATCCGTCGGGCGACGGCTATAAGTCGCTGATGCTGCCTGGTGCTGTCACAGTTAACAGCGTTCCGGCCTATCATGATGCTGGCCTGGCCGGTCTGGGTTTAATTCAGGCGGGCTCCCCTTCACTTTTAGCGCATATCAAGCGCGGCGCGCTGGTTGAGATCCTGCCTCACCTGCGCCCTGAGCCACTTACGGCTTCTTTTGTCGTCGCGCACCGGCGCAATCTGTCGCCGCGTGTAAGAGCGTTTATAAGCTGGACTGAAGAGATTTTAAGGCCTTATTTTGACTGA
- a CDS encoding GFA family protein, with product MKGSCLCGAVAFELSVTPLLFYRCHCSLCRKQSGTGYNLATLVKAGDFFWLTGEKRITSWTKPTGYRTDFCSSCGSTVPNPLRDMPYVWIPVGLLDERLDMQCIGDYCTDDAMPWDQTRANNNHAGPVTSLADLLKNLKLRD from the coding sequence ATGAAAGGGTCATGCCTGTGTGGAGCCGTTGCATTTGAATTGTCCGTTACGCCTTTACTGTTTTATCGCTGTCACTGTTCACTTTGCAGAAAGCAGAGCGGAACAGGGTATAACCTTGCAACGTTGGTTAAAGCCGGTGATTTTTTCTGGCTAACAGGAGAAAAGAGAATAACATCCTGGACAAAGCCAACCGGTTATCGCACAGATTTTTGCTCTTCATGTGGCTCTACCGTGCCTAACCCACTGCGCGACATGCCATATGTATGGATCCCGGTTGGCTTACTGGATGAGCGGCTGGATATGCAGTGTATCGGAGACTACTGCACCGATGATGCAATGCCCTGGGACCAAACGCGAGCCAATAACAACCATGCAGGCCCTGTAACCTCATTGGCCGACCTTTTAAAGAACCTTAAGCTTAGAGATTAG
- a CDS encoding methyl-accepting chemotaxis protein, with protein sequence MTITQRLSLAFSLLALSLFVTVAVSLSVISGFQSRFEYVQVNAIPSIKDLNKSISTTSQLGIAFYRHQTALDSAGQAAAEERINNLLNKLKSLTDYYMANDISSDEDKAMTEQAYRNIEAVRAALPAFLAASRNHDNALALSLLKSEDGVGAASRKMEADFSNQIELNIKIGETLREQNKIIYSKTWWMMTSAAAVVILLLGLFSINIIQGIKRSLNSIKSTMTEVSNNLDLTQVATVYRNDEIGQTASAFNGLLEKVSTTLLSVNHAAQSVSTGSAQIAAGNEDLSARTEEQAASLEQTSASMATLSETVRQNADGAVQASELANNANDLSSLNAGAVSQMLETMAEIRGSSEKISDITGLIEGIAFQTNILALNAAVEAARAGEHGRGFAVVASEVRSLAQRSSSAAREIKDLISLSVSQVEQGLNQAANVGSNTENVSNAVRQVADLVNEIAAATNEQSKGIEQVHMAIGQMDEVTQQNASLVEEASSASKSLQEQAETLSSLVSTFTLNENTGYVSRAASKPISSTPQLQKKPVSDGSTTTNADWESF encoded by the coding sequence ATGACTATCACACAGCGTTTGTCGCTGGCATTTTCTTTGCTCGCTTTATCACTTTTCGTGACTGTTGCCGTCTCACTTTCTGTGATTTCGGGTTTCCAGTCCCGCTTTGAGTATGTCCAGGTTAATGCCATACCCAGCATCAAGGATTTGAATAAATCAATCAGTACAACCAGCCAGTTGGGCATCGCGTTTTATCGTCATCAAACAGCTTTAGACAGTGCTGGCCAGGCTGCGGCTGAAGAGAGAATAAACAACTTGCTGAACAAGCTGAAATCGCTGACTGATTACTATATGGCAAATGATATTTCCAGCGATGAAGATAAAGCGATGACTGAGCAGGCATACCGTAATATCGAAGCCGTTCGTGCGGCGTTACCCGCTTTTTTAGCTGCCTCAAGAAATCACGACAATGCATTAGCTTTATCTCTTCTGAAAAGTGAAGATGGTGTGGGTGCTGCATCGCGTAAAATGGAAGCCGATTTTAGTAATCAGATTGAATTAAATATAAAGATCGGCGAGACCCTGAGAGAACAAAATAAGATAATTTATTCAAAAACATGGTGGATGATGACCAGTGCCGCCGCGGTGGTGATTCTTCTGCTTGGTCTGTTTTCCATCAATATTATTCAGGGCATTAAACGCAGCCTTAACAGCATCAAAAGCACAATGACAGAGGTCAGTAACAACCTCGACCTGACCCAGGTTGCCACTGTTTACAGAAATGATGAAATAGGCCAGACCGCATCGGCCTTTAACGGCCTGCTGGAGAAAGTTTCAACAACGCTGTTATCGGTTAACCATGCTGCGCAATCTGTCAGTACAGGTTCCGCCCAAATTGCAGCAGGGAATGAAGACCTGTCGGCACGAACGGAAGAGCAAGCCGCCTCTCTTGAGCAGACCTCTGCTAGCATGGCTACTCTGAGTGAGACCGTTCGCCAGAATGCTGATGGCGCAGTTCAGGCAAGCGAGCTGGCAAATAATGCTAACGATCTATCGAGCCTGAACGCAGGTGCAGTCAGCCAGATGCTGGAAACGATGGCAGAGATTCGCGGAAGCTCAGAAAAAATCTCCGATATCACCGGCCTGATCGAAGGCATCGCCTTCCAGACTAACATCCTGGCGCTGAACGCTGCGGTAGAGGCTGCGCGGGCAGGCGAGCATGGCAGAGGATTCGCGGTTGTTGCTTCTGAAGTGCGAAGCCTGGCGCAGCGCTCTTCATCTGCTGCCCGCGAAATTAAAGACCTCATTTCACTCTCTGTTTCTCAGGTCGAGCAGGGTCTTAACCAGGCGGCGAATGTGGGCAGCAACACCGAAAATGTGAGCAATGCTGTACGGCAGGTTGCGGATTTGGTTAATGAAATCGCGGCTGCAACCAATGAGCAGAGTAAAGGTATTGAGCAGGTTCACATGGCGATCGGGCAAATGGATGAAGTTACGCAGCAAAACGCCTCGCTGGTTGAAGAAGCCTCTTCGGCATCTAAATCCCTGCAGGAGCAGGCTGAAACCTTGTCAAGCCTGGTCTCTACTTTCACTCTTAATGAAAATACCGGCTATGTCTCAAGAGCAGCAAGTAAGCCGATCAGCAGTACACCGCAGCTGCAAAAAAAACCAGTGTCAGATGGTAGTACAACCACTAATGCAGACTGGGAAAGCTTCTGA